One genomic window of Candidatus Limnocylindrales bacterium includes the following:
- a CDS encoding iron-sulfur cluster assembly scaffold protein: MYNQQLLDHFENPRNVGEIEDADGKGRVTNPACGDIMSLHIRVKGDKIYEAKFKTYGCPAAIASGSVVTEMLIGKTLEEALKISHKDIDKALGGLEPATVHGSMLAEDAVQTAIQDYKTKNRA; the protein is encoded by the coding sequence ATGTATAACCAACAACTTCTCGATCATTTTGAAAATCCGAGAAATGTGGGTGAAATCGAAGATGCAGATGGCAAGGGAAGGGTCACCAATCCTGCCTGTGGGGATATCATGAGCTTACACATCCGGGTTAAAGGGGATAAGATTTATGAAGCAAAATTTAAAACCTACGGGTGTCCGGCAGCCATAGCCAGCGGGTCGGTTGTTACAGAAATGCTGATAGGAAAAACCCTGGAAGAAGCCCTTAAAATCTCACATAAAGATATCGACAAAGCTCTTGGAGGACTTGAACCGGCAACCGTTCATGGTTCTATGTTGGCAGAGGACGCCGTTCAAACGGCTATTCAGGATTATAAGACAAAGAATCGGGCGTAG
- the der gene encoding ribosome biogenesis GTPase Der, with protein MTSNKTKPVVAIIGRPNVGKSTLFNRLIGKRRAIIENLPGVTRDRIYGECEWVGHRFDVVDTGGLEPESKDKMLSLMRRQTQIALEEADAIVFLMDAKEGLVPSDYDVVQILRKVNKPVFYVVNKIDSSKQEDKVLEFYKLGVDKIYPISAEHGYRLDELLDAICRQLPSQDNLPEEAEAESIKIAVVGRPNVGKSSLVNYLLGEERVLVADEPGTTRDSIDTPIIINGRKYILIDTAGIRRKSRINQAVERYSVVRAFRSLERSDIALMMIDAGEGVTDQDVRIAGHIHEAGRGCILVVNKWDLVEKDHPSTQPYIEKIRQRFKYLDYAPILFISALTGKRVFKIIEWVDRVFAEYTKKVSTSELNKILESAVKNFQPPSFQGRYVKLFYITQVNIKPPTFIIFCNYPQGIHFSYKRYLENQIREHLGFEGTPIRLIFRGRRE; from the coding sequence ATGACGTCTAATAAAACAAAGCCTGTGGTTGCCATCATCGGACGGCCTAATGTGGGGAAATCCACCTTATTTAACCGACTTATCGGAAAACGAAGGGCGATTATTGAAAATCTGCCGGGAGTTACACGAGATCGGATTTATGGAGAATGTGAATGGGTGGGTCACAGGTTTGATGTAGTCGATACAGGGGGACTGGAACCAGAATCCAAGGATAAAATGCTTTCTCTGATGCGTCGGCAAACTCAGATAGCCCTGGAGGAAGCCGATGCCATTGTTTTTCTGATGGATGCAAAAGAAGGGCTGGTTCCTTCAGATTATGATGTGGTTCAGATCCTCAGGAAAGTTAATAAACCAGTCTTTTATGTAGTAAACAAAATCGATAGTTCCAAGCAGGAAGATAAAGTTTTGGAGTTTTATAAGCTGGGAGTTGACAAAATTTATCCTATCTCGGCAGAGCATGGCTACCGACTGGATGAACTGTTAGATGCTATCTGTCGACAACTTCCTTCTCAGGATAACCTCCCGGAAGAGGCGGAAGCGGAATCCATTAAGATAGCCGTCGTTGGAAGACCCAACGTGGGAAAATCTTCTCTGGTAAACTATCTGTTAGGAGAAGAGCGGGTTTTGGTGGCTGATGAACCCGGTACCACCCGGGATTCCATCGATACCCCGATTATCATTAACGGACGAAAATATATTTTGATTGATACTGCCGGAATTCGACGGAAAAGTCGTATAAATCAAGCCGTTGAACGATATAGTGTAGTCCGTGCCTTTCGAAGTCTGGAGCGAAGCGATATTGCTTTGATGATGATTGATGCCGGGGAAGGGGTTACAGACCAAGATGTGCGTATTGCCGGACATATCCACGAGGCCGGTCGGGGATGTATCCTGGTGGTCAATAAATGGGATCTGGTTGAAAAAGATCACCCTTCAACCCAACCCTATATAGAAAAGATCCGACAACGGTTTAAGTATCTCGATTATGCTCCCATCCTCTTCATTTCAGCTTTAACAGGGAAGCGGGTTTTTAAAATCATAGAATGGGTAGATCGGGTTTTTGCCGAGTATACTAAAAAAGTCTCTACCTCTGAGTTAAATAAAATTTTAGAGTCGGCAGTTAAAAACTTTCAACCGCCATCCTTCCAGGGGCGATATGTAAAGCTTTTTTATATCACTCAGGTTAACATCAAGCCCCCTACCTTTATTATATTTTGTAATTATCCCCAGGGAATTCATTTTTCTTATAAGCGGTATTTAGAGAACCAGATTCGGGAGCATCTAGGCTTTGAAGGTACCCCGATTCGGCTTATTTTTCGAGGGAGACGAGAATAA
- a CDS encoding extracellular solute-binding protein, protein MEHLLINRRQFIKRMAGTLAGLSSFAIFRPAQVTATTPELTMLSWNHFVPAFDEKLKEVAARFAREAGVVVRVDHMPHLQIPAKLASEIHAQAGHDIVWMAEGSPWLYHEHLIDVDDVVVALGEKQGGFYSFAKEGAFVKDSWKAVPWYWFAFPGLYREDLFGQAGLQAPDSWEDLLNAGRILKKQGHPVGIPISQCTDAYNTFWAVLWGFGGKVLEADGKTIALNSPETVTTLEYYKSLYEEAMDPEVLSWDDAGNNRFLISGKGCWIHNPISAYLSAVDKKMDIANKIGIHSTPKGPAGRFVALPIHELGIWRFSKNQELAKTFLQYLIEPENYVELMIAGEGFSQGVFKAYENHPLWMENPKFKILPGEARFAHSQGWPSPPNPYIQRIDNLYILPNMVAKVVNGTPIKTAIAWAEEEIKRVLES, encoded by the coding sequence ATGGAACATTTACTTATAAACCGTCGCCAATTCATTAAAAGGATGGCCGGAACCCTGGCAGGGTTATCCAGTTTTGCTATTTTTCGGCCTGCTCAGGTTACAGCAACAACTCCTGAGCTGACCATGCTTAGCTGGAATCATTTTGTTCCGGCCTTTGATGAAAAATTGAAAGAAGTAGCTGCCAGATTTGCCAGAGAAGCAGGAGTCGTGGTTCGAGTAGACCACATGCCCCATTTGCAAATTCCGGCTAAATTAGCTTCGGAGATTCACGCCCAGGCCGGGCATGATATTGTTTGGATGGCCGAAGGATCTCCCTGGCTTTATCACGAACATTTAATAGATGTGGACGATGTCGTCGTAGCGTTGGGGGAAAAACAAGGCGGGTTCTATTCCTTTGCTAAAGAGGGGGCTTTTGTAAAGGACTCATGGAAAGCGGTTCCCTGGTATTGGTTTGCCTTTCCAGGGTTATACCGGGAGGACCTCTTCGGACAGGCGGGGCTTCAGGCTCCCGATAGTTGGGAAGATCTTTTAAATGCCGGACGGATTTTGAAGAAACAAGGACATCCGGTAGGAATTCCTATCAGCCAGTGTACCGATGCTTATAACACTTTCTGGGCAGTTCTCTGGGGATTTGGGGGGAAGGTTCTGGAAGCAGACGGAAAAACCATCGCTTTAAATTCTCCCGAAACGGTCACAACTCTGGAGTATTATAAGAGTTTGTATGAAGAAGCTATGGATCCAGAAGTCCTATCCTGGGATGATGCCGGTAATAACCGGTTTCTTATATCCGGAAAGGGATGCTGGATCCACAATCCCATCAGTGCCTACTTATCCGCCGTTGACAAGAAAATGGATATTGCCAACAAAATCGGTATTCACTCGACTCCCAAAGGACCTGCCGGAAGATTTGTAGCACTTCCTATCCATGAACTGGGAATTTGGAGGTTTTCAAAAAATCAAGAACTGGCAAAAACCTTCCTTCAATACTTGATAGAACCCGAAAACTATGTGGAGTTAATGATAGCAGGGGAGGGATTCAGTCAGGGGGTTTTCAAAGCCTATGAGAATCATCCCCTGTGGATGGAGAATCCGAAGTTTAAAATTCTACCTGGGGAAGCCAGATTTGCTCACTCCCAGGGCTGGCCTTCTCCGCCCAATCCCTACATCCAACGGATCGATAATTTATACATCTTGCCTAATATGGTTGCTAAAGTTGTAAACGGAACCCCGATTAAAACGGCCATAGCCTGGGCCGAAGAGGAAATTAAAAGAGTTTTAGAAAGTTAG
- the serA gene encoding phosphoglycerate dehydrogenase, whose protein sequence is MIKVLVSDGLSPEGVEILQKEGIVTDVHTSMSRDELISCIQEYEGLIVRSATKVDADVIEAGKRLRVIGRAGTGLDNIDLSAASKRGIVVMNTPGANTITTAEHALSMILALSRNIPQANASMKQHKWERKKFEGVELSGKTLGIIGMGRVGSEVAKRAMKGFNMRVIAYDPYISTELAAKMEIELVELDRLFRESDYISLHAALTPDTRHLLNAKTLAQVKKGVRIINCARGEMIDEQALYEALQSGHVAGAALDVFEEEPPPPHSPLIALDNVICTPHLGASTKEAQINVSIAIAEQFVKFLKQGIPFSAANFPSIPPESASYLLPFLSLSEKLGSFVSQWSEGHMEEVQIQLTGEILKHETSSIPVAVLKGLLDPITSSNVNFVNAPIIAKERGIHVVESKISSSEDYASLITVTLKTDKKTYSVAGTILGKKELKLVRVDHLHVEADLQGYMLIHVNKDIPGMIGKIGTILGDAGINIAGMQLGREKRGGTAISILTVDDYVPEEVLARLRQIPEMQVVKLIKI, encoded by the coding sequence ATGATAAAAGTACTCGTGAGCGATGGACTCTCACCCGAGGGAGTTGAAATTCTTCAGAAAGAAGGCATCGTAACCGATGTTCATACCAGTATGTCTCGAGATGAGCTGATTTCCTGTATCCAGGAGTATGAGGGGCTCATCGTAAGGAGTGCGACCAAAGTGGATGCTGATGTCATTGAAGCCGGAAAACGCCTGCGGGTCATCGGTCGGGCAGGAACCGGATTGGATAATATTGATTTATCGGCGGCCAGTAAGAGAGGGATTGTGGTAATGAATACGCCCGGAGCCAATACCATCACCACAGCCGAGCATGCCCTTTCCATGATACTGGCCCTTTCTCGAAATATTCCTCAAGCTAATGCCTCCATGAAACAGCATAAGTGGGAACGGAAAAAATTTGAAGGGGTAGAACTCTCCGGAAAAACATTGGGCATTATCGGAATGGGTCGTGTCGGTTCAGAGGTTGCTAAACGGGCCATGAAAGGTTTTAATATGCGGGTCATTGCCTATGATCCATATATCTCCACAGAGCTTGCAGCTAAAATGGAGATAGAATTGGTGGAATTGGATCGGCTGTTCCGGGAGTCGGATTATATTTCTCTCCATGCTGCCTTGACTCCAGATACCCGACATCTTTTAAACGCAAAAACCCTGGCTCAAGTAAAAAAAGGCGTTCGAATCATCAACTGTGCACGGGGAGAGATGATCGATGAGCAAGCACTCTATGAAGCCCTCCAATCGGGTCATGTGGCCGGTGCGGCTTTGGATGTTTTCGAGGAGGAGCCTCCGCCACCCCATTCTCCGCTTATCGCGCTGGATAATGTCATCTGTACGCCCCACCTGGGGGCTTCTACTAAAGAAGCTCAAATTAATGTTTCCATCGCCATTGCCGAGCAGTTTGTCAAGTTTTTAAAACAGGGTATTCCTTTCAGTGCCGCGAATTTTCCTTCCATTCCCCCGGAATCGGCCAGCTATTTACTTCCTTTCCTGTCTTTGAGCGAAAAATTGGGAAGCTTTGTTTCCCAGTGGTCCGAAGGACATATGGAGGAAGTCCAGATTCAGCTTACCGGTGAGATTTTAAAGCACGAAACCTCTTCTATCCCGGTAGCCGTTTTGAAGGGATTGCTAGATCCTATTACTTCCTCCAACGTAAATTTTGTCAACGCGCCCATCATCGCAAAAGAACGTGGCATTCACGTGGTCGAATCCAAAATCTCCAGCAGCGAAGATTATGCCAGCCTAATCACGGTAACCCTTAAAACCGATAAGAAAACTTACTCGGTCGCCGGAACTATTCTCGGAAAAAAGGAATTGAAACTGGTCCGGGTCGATCACCTCCATGTGGAAGCAGATCTCCAGGGGTACATGTTAATCCATGTCAACAAAGATATACCCGGAATGATCGGTAAAATTGGAACTATCCTCGGAGATGCCGGAATCAATATTGCAGGAATGCAGTTGGGACGGGAGAAACGGGGTGGAACGGCCATCAGTATCCTCACGGTAGATGATTATGTTCCCGAAGAAGTGCTGGCCAGACTCCGACAAATCCCGGAGATGCAGGTGGTTAAGTTGATTAAGATTTAA
- the mraZ gene encoding division/cell wall cluster transcriptional repressor MraZ encodes MFRGRYDHTLDPKGRFNLPAKYREILAEKYNDQLYLVSLADGQNLRIYPLKEWEEVEAKIAQLPSMDQHIDSFMLQVSYYSCECTLDKAGRVLIPQTLRDHVGLTRDITLIGKLKFIEVWDKNKLISKLEETKHHTEEFRSYLAGIGI; translated from the coding sequence ATGTTCCGAGGTCGATACGATCACACACTAGATCCAAAAGGGCGGTTCAACCTTCCTGCCAAATACCGCGAGATACTGGCTGAAAAGTACAACGACCAACTTTACCTGGTGAGCCTGGCCGACGGACAAAATCTTCGAATCTATCCCCTCAAAGAGTGGGAAGAAGTGGAAGCTAAGATCGCACAGCTTCCCTCCATGGATCAACATATCGATAGTTTTATGCTCCAGGTTTCCTATTACAGTTGTGAATGTACCCTGGATAAAGCAGGCCGTGTTCTGATTCCCCAAACCTTAAGGGATCATGTGGGTTTGACCCGGGATATAACCTTGATTGGAAAGTTGAAATTTATTGAGGTCTGGGATAAAAATAAACTTATAAGTAAATTAGAAGAGACGAAACATCATACAGAAGAATTTAGATCTTATTTAGCCGGAATCGGGATATGA